From the genome of Maribacter algicola, one region includes:
- a CDS encoding circularly permuted type 2 ATP-grasp protein → MSITTKASWLNTYTTKFGNDELFNANNDVKAYWKKLFTGFDKLGENALSGRQKDIDWLLLENGVTYNVYNDPQGMHRPWNLNVVPLVMHLNEWQNVEAGLKQRAELLNLVLKDAYGDRRLIKDGIIPHEIIYGHRGFLRQCDGIEYNTDKLLSIYAADLARGTDGRLWVVNDRTEAPSGMGYALENRSTTSRTLPEMYAKMNVTRLSAFFKEFHQMLIDAAPRKKDNPNIVILTPGSHNETYFEHAYLASFLGYPLVQGNDLVVRDGFLWMKSLQGLKRIDVVLRRVDDAFSDPLELREDSHLGVAGLLDVVRRKNVSVINPVGSGVIENPGLIPFMHAIAKYFLNEELILPQIASWWCGQEKEKNYVLNNLSNLVVKRIDRTNRESIYFGKFLNDRDLESLKAQILERPYRFVAQEQINFSTAPNLSGNILEPRNVVTRAFSIASGDQYNVMPGGLVRVAPDSKTVRVSNQRGGTSKDFWVVEDQVVREDKNKNWEQKSAIAISGLDDLPSLTAENLFWAGRYVGRTLVNARFIRTVMRQMAMVQNRDEKPEALKLQVLLKTVTHLTGTYPGFTEKNKEGHPAMDSPYEEMLSVIRDKNRVGSLAHTIGMFSHSYYSIRNLWSSDMWRVFENIQKLWQNFQEEENPSILRILKVLNQLITQLIAFMGLIEESIMVKQGLLLYFIGLQLEQSMLTITKCRSLLAIKYDPQVEYDLLEYLLTSHESLNIYRYSYRSHIQLEHVLDLVILDVEYARSLTFMIKRLQKDIARLPHSRKDQQLTSYQKYVFSVFSKLRLSESSKLCMTKSKNDVVREDLDTLLGELSDLLYKTSQSLTGTYFNHTDRQTQMFTQSFPI, encoded by the coding sequence ATGTCAATAACTACGAAGGCGAGCTGGTTAAATACCTACACTACCAAATTTGGAAACGATGAGTTGTTTAACGCGAACAATGATGTAAAGGCCTATTGGAAAAAACTGTTCACCGGTTTTGATAAATTAGGAGAAAATGCACTTTCTGGACGCCAGAAGGATATTGATTGGTTGCTGTTGGAAAATGGGGTCACCTACAATGTATATAATGATCCCCAAGGAATGCATAGGCCTTGGAACCTGAATGTGGTTCCCCTGGTAATGCATCTAAACGAATGGCAAAATGTGGAGGCCGGACTAAAGCAACGGGCCGAGCTATTGAACCTGGTACTTAAGGATGCCTATGGCGACCGAAGGTTGATAAAGGACGGAATCATACCTCATGAAATAATTTATGGGCATAGAGGTTTTCTTCGTCAATGCGATGGAATCGAATATAATACCGATAAGCTTCTTTCTATATATGCGGCCGATTTGGCGCGGGGAACGGACGGACGTTTATGGGTGGTGAACGATAGGACCGAAGCACCCTCTGGTATGGGTTATGCACTCGAAAACCGATCCACTACCAGTAGGACGCTTCCAGAAATGTACGCAAAGATGAACGTCACCCGTTTATCTGCCTTTTTTAAGGAATTCCATCAAATGTTGATCGATGCCGCACCCCGTAAAAAAGACAACCCCAATATCGTTATCTTAACCCCGGGTTCACACAATGAAACCTATTTTGAACACGCCTACTTGGCTTCCTTCTTGGGATACCCACTGGTACAGGGAAATGATTTGGTGGTTCGCGATGGGTTCCTATGGATGAAATCCCTCCAAGGTTTAAAAAGGATCGATGTGGTGTTGAGACGGGTAGACGATGCTTTTTCAGACCCATTGGAGCTTAGGGAGGATTCCCATTTAGGTGTTGCGGGACTTCTGGATGTAGTCCGAAGAAAAAATGTATCGGTCATTAATCCTGTAGGAAGTGGTGTAATCGAAAATCCCGGTTTGATACCTTTCATGCACGCCATTGCCAAATATTTTTTAAACGAAGAATTGATCCTACCACAAATCGCATCCTGGTGGTGCGGGCAGGAAAAGGAAAAGAATTATGTGCTCAACAACCTTTCCAATTTGGTGGTAAAGCGTATCGATAGGACCAACAGGGAAAGTATCTACTTTGGCAAGTTTTTGAACGACAGGGACTTGGAATCTCTAAAGGCGCAGATATTGGAAAGACCTTATAGGTTTGTGGCCCAAGAACAGATCAATTTTTCTACTGCCCCAAATTTATCGGGGAACATTTTGGAACCTAGGAATGTGGTTACGCGCGCCTTTTCCATTGCTTCGGGCGACCAATACAATGTTATGCCAGGAGGATTGGTGCGAGTAGCTCCGGATAGTAAAACCGTACGTGTATCCAATCAAAGGGGAGGAACCAGTAAGGATTTTTGGGTGGTTGAAGATCAGGTTGTTAGAGAGGATAAAAATAAGAACTGGGAACAGAAGTCGGCCATTGCCATATCCGGTTTGGACGATTTGCCCAGTTTAACGGCGGAAAATCTTTTTTGGGCCGGTCGCTATGTGGGCCGTACCTTGGTAAATGCCCGGTTTATCAGAACGGTGATGCGCCAAATGGCCATGGTTCAAAATAGGGATGAAAAACCGGAGGCCCTAAAACTTCAGGTTCTATTAAAAACGGTAACCCACTTAACGGGCACTTATCCCGGCTTCACCGAAAAAAACAAGGAAGGGCATCCTGCTATGGATAGTCCCTATGAAGAAATGCTTTCCGTCATACGGGATAAAAATAGGGTAGGTAGTTTGGCCCACACAATTGGCATGTTCAGTCATTCCTATTATTCCATTCGAAACCTATGGTCCTCGGATATGTGGCGGGTCTTTGAGAATATCCAAAAACTATGGCAAAATTTCCAGGAGGAGGAAAATCCTTCCATTTTGAGAATACTTAAAGTTCTTAATCAATTAATAACCCAATTGATTGCCTTCATGGGGCTTATTGAGGAAAGTATTATGGTGAAACAAGGACTTTTACTTTACTTCATTGGTCTGCAATTGGAACAAAGCATGTTGACCATAACAAAGTGTCGTTCCCTGTTGGCCATAAAATATGATCCACAAGTAGAATATGATCTATTGGAATATCTACTTACCAGCCATGAAAGTTTGAATATCTATAGATACAGTTATCGTTCCCATATTCAATTGGAGCATGTGCTGGATTTGGTGATTTTGGATGTGGAATATGCCAGATCCCTCACCTTTATGATCAAAAGACTGCAAAAGGATATAGCTAGATTGCCGCATTCCAGAAAAGATCAGCAATTGACTAGTTACCAGAAATACGTTTTTAGTGTATTTTCCAAGTTGCGCCTATCCGAGTCTTCCAAATTGTGTATGACCAAGTCAAAGAACGATGTGGTAAGGGAAGATCTGGATACCCTGCTTGGCGAGCTATCGGATCTGTTGTATAAAACCTCCCAATCCTTAACGGGTACCTATTTTAACCACACGGATAGACAAACCCAAATGTTCACCCAGTCTTTTCCAATTTGA
- a CDS encoding transglutaminase family protein, translating into MVFNVTHTTTYKYNAPVNYCHNIATLRPRKSEGQELLDYKINISPKPAEITERIDFFGNYITRFSIQAEHDTLKVTTKSKIIRHYGAIYDSFFSDACRKITMNEALHALSGNDPIVMDAKQFVLESIFIRRTDKNIKEYAERSFKGDRSVFDASHELMQRIYTDFDFVSGFTSISTPVEEVMKEKKGVCQDFAQIAIACIRSVGLPARYVSGYIETLPPPGKEKLVGADASHAWFSVFIPGFGWVDFDPTNNQIPKDQHIVVGWGRDYYDVPPLKGVVYGSGKSKLKVSVDISRFD; encoded by the coding sequence ATGGTTTTTAACGTAACACATACCACAACCTATAAATACAACGCCCCGGTCAATTACTGCCATAATATTGCCACGTTACGGCCAAGAAAGTCGGAAGGACAGGAGTTATTGGACTACAAAATCAACATTAGTCCCAAACCCGCCGAGATTACCGAGCGCATCGATTTTTTTGGGAATTACATCACCCGATTTTCCATACAAGCGGAGCACGATACGCTTAAGGTAACTACCAAGAGTAAGATTATAAGGCATTATGGGGCCATTTATGATTCCTTTTTTTCTGATGCCTGTAGAAAAATTACCATGAACGAGGCACTTCATGCCTTGAGCGGCAATGATCCTATCGTTATGGATGCCAAACAGTTTGTTTTGGAATCTATATTCATACGACGTACCGATAAGAATATCAAGGAATATGCAGAGCGTTCATTTAAGGGAGATCGGTCCGTTTTTGATGCCTCACATGAACTAATGCAGCGAATTTATACTGATTTTGATTTTGTCTCAGGTTTTACAAGTATTTCCACGCCTGTGGAAGAGGTTATGAAAGAGAAAAAGGGAGTTTGCCAGGATTTCGCCCAAATTGCCATTGCCTGTATACGATCTGTTGGGCTACCAGCTCGCTATGTAAGCGGATATATAGAGACACTTCCACCACCCGGCAAAGAAAAACTTGTAGGTGCGGACGCTTCCCATGCATGGTTCTCCGTCTTCATTCCTGGTTTTGGATGGGTGGATTTTGACCCTACAAACAACCAAATTCCCAAGGACCAACATATTGTGGTGGGGTGGGGTAGGGACTATTATGACGTACCACCTTTAAAGGGAGTGGTCTATGGTAGTGGAAAAAGCAAGCTTAAAGTTTCCGTAGATATTTCCCGTTTCGATTAG
- a CDS encoding dienelactone hydrolase family protein, with product MKELRKEDIKQEVFDLYDDYAHNRVSRRLFLDKLSIYAVGGITVSSLLGFISPDYVKKIQIQADDPNLKSEYINYDSPKGGGSIKALLSRPADAKEQLPGIVVVHENRGLNPHIEDVGRRAGLAGFISLAPDALTPLGGYPGNDDDGRELQRKRDRDGMLEDFIAAFEYLKNHPECNGKVGVVGFCFGGWISNMMAVKVPDLGAAVPFYGGQPTEDIDKINAPLLLHFGELDKRVNEGWPAYETALKKHGKKYEAFIYENANHGFHNDTTPRYDREAAELAWKRTIDFFNKHLS from the coding sequence ATGAAAGAGTTACGCAAAGAAGACATCAAACAGGAGGTATTTGACCTATATGACGACTATGCCCACAACAGGGTGAGCAGAAGACTGTTCCTAGACAAGCTATCTATCTATGCCGTGGGTGGCATTACGGTATCCTCCTTGCTGGGTTTTATATCTCCGGATTACGTTAAGAAAATTCAGATACAGGCCGATGACCCCAATTTAAAATCGGAATACATTAATTACGATTCACCTAAAGGTGGTGGTTCCATAAAGGCACTGCTTTCTAGACCGGCCGATGCAAAAGAACAACTCCCCGGTATCGTAGTCGTACATGAAAACAGGGGCTTGAACCCCCATATTGAGGATGTTGGCAGACGGGCCGGATTGGCTGGATTCATCTCCTTAGCCCCGGATGCCCTTACTCCATTGGGCGGTTATCCCGGTAATGACGATGATGGCAGGGAACTACAAAGAAAACGGGACAGGGATGGAATGTTGGAAGATTTTATCGCTGCCTTTGAGTACCTTAAAAACCATCCGGAATGCAATGGAAAAGTAGGGGTTGTTGGCTTCTGTTTTGGCGGATGGATTTCAAATATGATGGCCGTAAAGGTACCGGACCTTGGTGCCGCTGTACCATTCTACGGAGGTCAGCCCACGGAAGATATCGATAAAATAAATGCACCTTTATTGCTACACTTTGGGGAATTGGATAAGCGGGTCAATGAAGGTTGGCCGGCTTATGAAACGGCCTTAAAGAAACATGGTAAAAAATATGAGGCGTTTATCTATGAAAATGCAAATCATGGCTTCCATAATGATACTACGCCCAGATATGATAGGGAGGCGGCCGAATTGGCTTGGAAAAGGACCATAGATTTTTTTAATAAACATTTGTCCTAA
- a CDS encoding MBL fold metallo-hydrolase, translating into MKKIKHSLMVFLLCFPIAHAQRDFSDVEITSEKLTENVYVLFGAGGNIGLAIGQDAAYLIDDQFGPLTEKIVAHVQTITDKPINFVLNTHMHGDHTGGNENLANAGAIIIAHENVRERMARAEEPQPKEAWPVVTFNDKMTLYLKNGKSVHAMHVNPAHTDGDTYYYFPNDNVIHMGDNFFSGRYPYIDLGSGGDIDGLISNTKMALELIDDETKIIPGHGAVSSKSDLKEYTEILITLRERIKEARDSGKSLEEVQKMGISKEWDESHGQGFINADRIVEFIYKSAD; encoded by the coding sequence ATGAAAAAAATTAAACATTCCTTGATGGTATTTTTACTTTGTTTCCCGATTGCACATGCGCAACGTGATTTTAGCGATGTTGAAATTACTTCGGAAAAACTGACCGAAAACGTTTACGTACTTTTTGGTGCCGGGGGCAACATTGGCCTAGCCATTGGACAGGATGCCGCCTATCTCATCGATGATCAATTTGGCCCTCTTACGGAAAAAATTGTCGCCCATGTCCAAACGATAACGGACAAGCCTATCAATTTTGTGCTCAACACACATATGCACGGCGATCATACGGGTGGCAATGAAAATTTGGCGAATGCCGGGGCCATAATCATTGCACATGAAAACGTAAGAGAGCGTATGGCGAGAGCCGAAGAACCCCAGCCCAAGGAAGCCTGGCCCGTGGTTACCTTTAACGACAAAATGACCTTATACCTAAAAAATGGAAAAAGTGTGCATGCCATGCATGTTAATCCTGCCCATACTGATGGGGACACATATTATTACTTTCCCAATGACAATGTTATCCATATGGGAGACAACTTTTTTAGTGGTCGCTACCCTTATATCGATTTGGGTTCTGGTGGCGATATTGATGGGTTGATATCCAATACAAAAATGGCTTTGGAACTTATTGATGACGAAACTAAAATCATCCCTGGTCACGGGGCAGTTTCCTCTAAGTCCGATTTAAAGGAGTATACGGAAATTTTGATTACTTTAAGGGAACGTATCAAGGAAGCCAGAGATTCTGGAAAATCTTTGGAGGAGGTCCAAAAAATGGGAATTTCCAAAGAATGGGACGAATCCCACGGACAAGGCTTCATCAATGCAGACAGAATTGTGGAATTCATTTACAAATCTGCCGATTAA
- a CDS encoding YceI family protein yields MMKTTLSLVALFFCSLLAAQSTWTADKAHSKIGFEVTHLLISSVDGNFDEFDISATAGDTFMNPSFDVTINTASIDTDNEKRDGHLKSADFFDAEAHPTITFKSKSVEKTGDTTFDLTGDLTMRGVTKTVTLKGKVNGVITDQRSQKLKAGLKLTGTLDRTEYGVGEASAAIGNEVDLVINLEMAQQ; encoded by the coding sequence ATGATGAAAACAACACTATCCTTGGTAGCCCTATTTTTTTGCTCCCTACTTGCTGCTCAGTCCACTTGGACGGCGGACAAAGCGCACTCAAAAATCGGTTTTGAAGTTACACACCTTTTGATTTCGTCCGTAGACGGAAATTTTGACGAATTTGATATTTCCGCTACTGCCGGCGATACTTTTATGAACCCCTCTTTTGATGTAACCATAAATACAGCCAGTATAGATACTGATAATGAAAAAAGGGATGGTCATTTAAAAAGTGCCGATTTCTTTGATGCAGAAGCACATCCAACCATTACCTTTAAAAGTAAGTCTGTTGAAAAAACAGGAGATACTACTTTTGATTTGACTGGAGACCTTACCATGCGTGGGGTTACCAAAACGGTTACTTTGAAAGGGAAGGTCAATGGAGTTATCACGGACCAACGTAGTCAAAAACTAAAGGCGGGATTAAAGCTGACCGGAACTCTTGATAGAACGGAATATGGTGTTGGAGAAGCGAGTGCAGCCATTGGAAACGAGGTAGATCTCGTTATCAATTTGGAAATGGCCCAACAATAA
- a CDS encoding transketolase family protein, with translation MNQQIDQLAADNIRALAVAMVEKANSGHPGGPMGGADFMHILYSEFFNYDPADMHWPFRDRFFMDAGHLSTLMYAQYYLLGNYKKEDIANFRQWESVTPGHPEVDVARGVENTSGPLGQGHTMGVGAAIAAKFLQARFGDWMNHKIYGFISDGGVQEEISQGAGRIAGHLGLNNFIMFYDANDVQLSSKTDEVTSEDTAKKYEAWGWKVVTIDGHDHDQIRKALSDANAETEKPTLIIGHTIMGKGCVTANGESYEGHTELHGKPIGDTGADYEMTLKNLGADVDNPFDIFRNVAEFYEDVLGRKRAAAHAKKKEIDAWRAENMELSSKLDSFFDGKLPELDFGSIAQKEGQATRAASSNVLAYLAENVENMIVSSADLSNSDKTDGFLKKTTILKKGDFSGAFLQAGVAELTMAAIANGIALHGGIIPVVATFFVFSDYMKPAIRLSAIQELPVKFVWTHDAFRVGEDGPTHQPIEQEAQIRLLEKLKNHSHEQSFVALRPADSQETNVAWKMAMENKKTPTGLILSRQNIKDVPAQSGNRYEEALGAEKGGYLVQEVNDPDIILIANGSEVSTLVDASKLLKEKKGLKVNIASIPSEGIFRQQSKEYQEKVIPGNKPVFGLTAGLPVNLEGLAGPNGKVFGLEHFGYSAPATVLDEKFGFTGDQVYTEVIEFLNK, from the coding sequence ATGAACCAACAAATAGATCAATTGGCAGCGGATAATATTAGGGCATTGGCCGTGGCCATGGTGGAAAAGGCAAATTCAGGACACCCGGGAGGACCTATGGGTGGGGCAGATTTCATGCATATATTGTATTCAGAATTCTTTAATTACGATCCTGCGGATATGCATTGGCCGTTCCGTGACCGATTTTTTATGGATGCTGGTCACCTCTCCACCTTGATGTACGCACAATATTATTTGTTGGGAAACTACAAAAAGGAGGATATTGCAAATTTTAGGCAATGGGAGTCGGTAACACCGGGACATCCCGAAGTAGATGTGGCCAGAGGTGTAGAAAATACCTCCGGACCTTTGGGACAAGGACATACTATGGGCGTTGGTGCCGCCATTGCGGCAAAATTCCTTCAGGCCCGTTTTGGGGATTGGATGAATCATAAGATTTATGGATTTATTTCTGATGGTGGTGTTCAAGAGGAAATTTCACAAGGTGCCGGGCGTATTGCGGGGCATTTAGGCCTGAACAATTTCATTATGTTCTACGATGCCAACGATGTGCAGCTTTCATCCAAGACCGATGAAGTAACCTCTGAGGATACGGCCAAAAAATACGAAGCTTGGGGTTGGAAAGTGGTGACCATTGACGGTCATGACCATGATCAAATTAGAAAGGCCCTTTCAGATGCCAATGCCGAGACCGAGAAGCCAACGCTGATAATTGGCCATACTATCATGGGCAAAGGTTGTGTTACCGCAAATGGCGAATCCTATGAAGGGCATACGGAACTGCATGGTAAACCTATAGGCGATACGGGTGCCGATTACGAAATGACCCTTAAAAACTTGGGAGCGGACGTTGATAATCCCTTTGACATTTTTAGGAACGTGGCCGAGTTTTATGAGGATGTTCTTGGAAGAAAAAGAGCGGCTGCTCATGCCAAGAAAAAGGAAATCGATGCCTGGAGGGCTGAGAACATGGAGCTTTCCAGCAAATTGGATAGCTTTTTCGATGGTAAGCTGCCCGAGTTGGATTTTGGTTCCATCGCCCAGAAGGAGGGTCAAGCTACAAGGGCCGCGTCGTCCAATGTTTTGGCCTATTTAGCGGAAAACGTGGAAAATATGATTGTTTCCTCTGCAGATTTATCCAATAGTGATAAAACAGATGGTTTTCTAAAAAAGACGACCATTCTTAAGAAGGGAGATTTCTCCGGTGCTTTTTTACAGGCCGGGGTAGCTGAGTTGACCATGGCTGCCATTGCCAACGGAATTGCCCTTCATGGAGGAATTATTCCCGTAGTAGCTACGTTCTTTGTATTCTCGGATTATATGAAGCCGGCAATTCGTTTGAGTGCTATCCAGGAATTACCGGTAAAATTTGTTTGGACCCACGATGCCTTTAGGGTTGGGGAGGATGGTCCCACGCACCAACCTATTGAACAGGAAGCGCAGATACGTCTGTTGGAAAAATTGAAAAACCACAGTCATGAGCAAAGCTTTGTTGCCTTGCGCCCAGCGGATTCCCAAGAAACCAATGTGGCTTGGAAAATGGCCATGGAAAATAAAAAAACTCCTACGGGACTAATACTGTCCAGACAGAATATAAAAGATGTGCCCGCGCAATCCGGTAATCGCTATGAAGAAGCATTGGGTGCGGAAAAAGGTGGATATCTGGTACAGGAAGTCAATGATCCAGATATTATCCTGATTGCCAATGGTTCAGAAGTATCTACTTTAGTGGATGCATCAAAGCTTTTGAAGGAAAAGAAAGGGCTTAAAGTCAATATAGCCTCGATTCCATCCGAAGGAATTTTTAGACAGCAATCAAAGGAATATCAGGAAAAAGTCATTCCCGGAAATAAACCTGTTTTTGGATTGACTGCCGGTTTACCCGTTAATCTTGAAGGTTTGGCAGGTCCCAATGGTAAGGTGTTTGGTCTTGAACACTTTGGATATTCCGCTCCGGCGACGGTTTTGGACGAAAAATTTGGTTTTACCGGAGATCAGGTATATACGGAAGTAATAGAATTTTTAAACAAGTAA
- the fsa gene encoding fructose-6-phosphate aldolase encodes MKFFIDTANLDEIREAQDMGVLDGVTTNPSLMAKEGITGAENILNHYKKICDLVDGHVSAEVISTDFDGMVEEGEKLAALNPQIVVKLPMIADGVKACKYFSDKGIKTNVTLVFSAGQALLAAKAGATYVSPFIGRLDDISTDGLGLISDIRLIYDNYGFETEILAASVRHVMHVLDCAKIGADVMTGPLSAIKGLLKHPLTDSGLAKFLEDYKKGN; translated from the coding sequence ATGAAATTTTTTATAGATACAGCAAACTTAGATGAAATAAGGGAGGCCCAGGATATGGGGGTATTGGATGGTGTTACCACAAACCCTTCCCTAATGGCCAAAGAAGGAATTACAGGTGCCGAAAATATTCTCAATCACTACAAAAAAATATGTGATTTGGTAGACGGACATGTAAGTGCCGAGGTCATTTCAACGGATTTTGACGGAATGGTCGAGGAAGGAGAGAAATTGGCGGCTTTAAATCCACAAATTGTCGTTAAGCTTCCTATGATAGCCGATGGTGTAAAAGCGTGTAAGTATTTTTCGGACAAGGGAATCAAGACCAATGTAACCTTGGTATTCTCTGCCGGACAGGCCTTACTGGCCGCAAAAGCGGGAGCTACCTACGTTTCCCCATTCATTGGCCGTTTGGACGATATTTCCACGGATGGCCTAGGTTTGATATCGGACATTCGATTGATCTATGATAACTATGGTTTCGAGACAGAAATATTGGCAGCATCCGTAAGGCACGTAATGCACGTGTTGGATTGTGCCAAAATAGGGGCAGATGTAATGACCGGTCCTTTGTCCGCCATTAAGGGCTTATTAAAACATCCTTTGACAGATAGTGGTTTGGCCAAGTTCCTTGAGGATTATAAGAAAGGTAATTAG
- a CDS encoding formylglycine-generating enzyme family protein → MQKFFKVYIPIVIALILTGCKEEVKKPADSPIKENEPSSIAVTTASILKEKPKNLAAPEGMVWIPGGELKQGAVPQDKMAMQHEKPAIDVLVDGFFMDITEVTNAQFKKFVAETGYITTAERAIDWEELKKQVPEGTEKPHDSVLQPGALTFKKTKTSVPNLYDFSQWWHWTIGADWRHPNGPDSSIEGKDDYPVVQISFEDALAYCEWAGRRLPTEAEWELAARAGKKGTTFFWGDDISVLQQRANTWEGEFPVTNTKTDGFELRAPVKSYSPNEYGLYDMAGNVWEWTSDWYNNNYYKEVNTTGEVQKNPQGATIPFTPNNPYAKEKVIKGGSFLCSASYCASYRVSARMGSSMDSSLEHTGFRTVATVAMLE, encoded by the coding sequence ATGCAGAAATTCTTCAAAGTTTATATCCCGATAGTAATCGCACTAATTCTGACTGGATGCAAAGAGGAGGTAAAAAAGCCTGCAGACAGCCCAATAAAGGAAAATGAACCTTCCTCTATCGCCGTAACAACCGCAAGTATACTGAAAGAAAAGCCCAAAAATCTTGCCGCTCCAGAGGGGATGGTTTGGATTCCTGGTGGGGAGCTAAAACAAGGTGCCGTTCCCCAGGACAAGATGGCCATGCAGCATGAAAAGCCGGCCATAGATGTTTTGGTCGATGGATTTTTTATGGACATCACAGAAGTTACCAATGCCCAATTCAAAAAATTCGTTGCCGAAACGGGCTACATCACTACTGCGGAACGGGCCATTGATTGGGAAGAATTAAAAAAGCAGGTGCCGGAAGGCACGGAGAAACCCCATGATTCGGTTTTGCAGCCAGGTGCGTTGACCTTCAAAAAAACAAAAACGTCCGTACCCAATCTATATGATTTTTCACAATGGTGGCATTGGACAATAGGTGCGGATTGGAGGCATCCCAATGGACCCGATAGTTCCATTGAGGGAAAGGACGACTATCCGGTGGTACAAATATCCTTTGAGGATGCTTTGGCCTATTGCGAATGGGCCGGAAGACGCTTACCTACAGAGGCCGAGTGGGAGTTGGCCGCAAGGGCGGGGAAGAAGGGTACCACATTTTTTTGGGGAGATGATATTTCGGTTCTTCAACAAAGGGCGAATACTTGGGAAGGTGAATTTCCCGTTACAAACACCAAAACGGATGGATTTGAATTAAGGGCCCCTGTAAAGTCGTATTCACCTAACGAATATGGATTGTACGATATGGCAGGTAATGTATGGGAGTGGACAAGTGATTGGTACAACAACAATTATTATAAGGAAGTTAACACTACGGGTGAAGTTCAAAAAAATCCCCAGGGCGCTACAATCCCCTTTACCCCCAATAACCCCTATGCCAAGGAAAAGGTCATTAAAGGAGGATCCTTTCTTTGTAGCGCGTCCTACTGTGCCAGTTATCGCGTTTCCGCCAGAATGGGCTCCAGTATGGATTCCTCCTTGGAACATACAGGATTTAGAACAGTTGCCACCGTAGCTATGCTCGAATAG
- a CDS encoding LytR/AlgR family response regulator transcription factor, with protein MKKLRCTIVEDSQTHINILEKSIKMNPYLELTKTFRIGKEALDYLKENQVDLLFLDIGLPDINGFEVLKSLNQNLFKIITTANSDHATKAFDYNVDDYLLKPFSIERFNKAIDKVMYKINLSRNNKIDDNCILVRSNLREVRLYLKNILWVEALGDYVKIVTPDKILIVLSSMKAFMEKLPQDKFLRIHKSYIVNIEKIEFYNHRHVQVKDKKLPMRRNNNLALDKKLNLLN; from the coding sequence ATGAAAAAGTTACGTTGTACCATAGTGGAGGATTCCCAAACCCATATCAATATATTGGAAAAAAGCATCAAAATGAACCCCTATCTTGAGCTTACAAAAACGTTTAGAATTGGAAAAGAAGCTTTGGATTATTTGAAAGAAAACCAAGTAGATCTTTTATTTCTAGACATTGGATTACCGGATATCAACGGATTTGAGGTTTTAAAAAGTCTTAATCAAAATCTATTTAAGATTATAACAACGGCCAATTCGGACCATGCTACCAAGGCGTTCGATTATAATGTTGACGATTATTTGTTGAAACCATTTTCTATTGAGCGATTCAACAAAGCGATTGATAAGGTTATGTACAAAATCAATTTGTCAAGAAATAATAAGATCGACGATAACTGCATACTGGTACGAAGCAATTTAAGGGAAGTACGGTTATATTTGAAAAACATACTTTGGGTGGAAGCGTTGGGGGACTATGTTAAAATCGTCACACCAGATAAGATACTCATTGTTCTTTCGTCCATGAAGGCCTTTATGGAAAAACTGCCCCAAGACAAATTCCTACGGATACATAAGTCCTATATTGTGAATATAGAAAAAATAGAGTTTTACAATCATAGGCATGTCCAAGTGAAGGACAAAAAACTGCCTATGAGAAGAAATAACAATCTGGCTTTGGACAAAAAGTTAAATTTATTGAACTAG